Proteins encoded by one window of Bacillus sp. DTU_2020_1000418_1_SI_GHA_SEK_038:
- the trpS gene encoding tryptophan--tRNA ligase, with the protein MKTIFSGIQPSGTITLGNYIGALKQFVELQDEYNCYFCIVDQHAITVPQDRLELRKNIRSLAALYLAVGIDPEKATLFIQSEVPAHAQAGWMMQCISYIGELERMTQFKDKAAGRDAVPSALLTYPPLMVADILLYSSDLVPVGEDQKQHIELTRDLAERFNKKYSEIFTIPEIRVPKVGARIMSLQEPTKKMSKSDPNKKASITLLDDIKQIEKKIKSAVTDSEGIVKFNKENKPGVSNLLSIYSIFSGKEINEIENMYEGKGYGDFKSDLAEVVVNEIKPIQEKYYELMESQELDDILDQGAEKAASVADKMLKKMENAMGLGRKKR; encoded by the coding sequence ATGAAAACAATCTTTTCGGGCATACAGCCAAGCGGTACGATTACGCTAGGTAACTATATTGGCGCCCTCAAGCAATTTGTTGAACTGCAAGATGAGTATAATTGTTATTTTTGTATTGTGGATCAGCATGCAATTACGGTCCCACAAGACAGATTAGAGTTAAGAAAGAATATCCGAAGCTTGGCAGCACTCTATTTAGCTGTTGGGATTGACCCAGAAAAGGCTACCCTTTTCATACAATCCGAAGTACCTGCTCATGCACAAGCCGGTTGGATGATGCAATGTATTTCCTATATTGGCGAACTTGAAAGAATGACACAATTTAAAGATAAAGCGGCTGGAAGAGATGCAGTCCCTTCTGCGTTATTGACATACCCGCCTTTAATGGTTGCAGATATTCTGCTATACAGCTCTGATCTCGTTCCTGTAGGAGAGGATCAAAAGCAGCATATAGAATTAACCCGTGATTTGGCAGAAAGATTTAATAAAAAATACAGTGAGATTTTTACTATCCCTGAAATTCGAGTTCCTAAGGTTGGGGCACGCATTATGTCGCTTCAAGAGCCAACTAAGAAAATGAGTAAATCCGATCCAAATAAGAAGGCTTCCATTACCCTTCTTGATGATATTAAGCAAATTGAAAAGAAAATAAAAAGTGCTGTAACTGACTCTGAGGGCATCGTTAAATTTAATAAAGAAAATAAACCTGGTGTATCTAACCTTCTTTCGATATATTCAATTTTTTCAGGGAAAGAAATTAATGAAATTGAAAACATGTATGAAGGAAAAGGCTATGGAGATTTTAAATCCGATTTAGCTGAGGTAGTCGTGAATGAAATAAAGCCAATCCAGGAAAAATATTACGAATTGATGGAATCACAGGAACTGGATGATATTTTGGATCAAGGTGCTGAAAAGGCAGCAAGCGTTGCCGATAAAATGCTGAAAAAGATGGAAAATGCAATGGGACTAGGAAGAAAAAAAAGATAA
- the ltrA gene encoding group II intron reverse transcriptase/maturase: MHRPQNTSKDGYSQMDRLETEEYAKACSSVYTEVGRQDGIDLIDKIIDDENLLRACEKVKANKGAPGIDGMKVDELFGHVQKYHKYLKRKLKDGTYNPLPVKRVEIPKPDGSKRKLGIPCVRDRMVQQAIYQVIGGIIDPYFSEMSYGFRPNRNQHQAIEQSIKYYEQGYKVVVDCDLKSYFDTINHQKLMEYLKIFIQDNIVLKLIWKFLKSGILENGLTKSTDSGAPQGGVLSPILSNIYLNQLDKELEGRGHKFVRFADDFCIYVKSKRAGQRVMESITNFLEKDLKLTVNSTKSQIGSPTKLKFLGFCIHTTSKGVSCRPHQVAKKRFKTKLKNLTKRNRPGKFEEIAKEINQATVGWINYYGISLMKRFIEDVTKWLNHRLRQIIWKRWKRVKTRYQQLRRLGIKHDEACKVANTRKGYWRISGCGTLHNAIKIKTLIKWGLKDLNHLYERRYSSY; the protein is encoded by the coding sequence GTGCATAGACCACAGAATACATCGAAAGATGGCTATTCGCAAATGGATAGGTTGGAAACTGAAGAGTATGCGAAAGCGTGTAGTTCTGTCTATACAGAAGTAGGACGCCAAGATGGTATCGATTTAATTGACAAGATAATTGATGACGAAAATCTACTTAGGGCTTGTGAAAAGGTTAAAGCAAATAAAGGTGCACCCGGAATTGATGGAATGAAAGTAGATGAACTTTTTGGTCATGTGCAAAAATACCACAAATATCTTAAAAGAAAATTGAAGGATGGCACTTATAACCCTTTACCTGTTAAACGAGTTGAAATACCCAAACCGGATGGGTCTAAACGTAAGTTAGGCATTCCATGTGTAAGGGACCGTATGGTCCAACAAGCAATCTATCAAGTAATCGGTGGGATAATAGACCCTTATTTCTCGGAAATGAGTTATGGATTCAGACCTAACAGAAATCAACATCAAGCTATTGAACAATCCATCAAATACTACGAACAAGGATATAAAGTGGTTGTAGATTGTGACTTAAAGAGTTACTTCGACACAATAAATCACCAAAAGCTGATGGAATATCTAAAGATATTTATACAAGACAATATAGTCCTAAAGTTAATCTGGAAATTTCTTAAGAGTGGAATCCTTGAAAATGGACTAACGAAATCAACGGACTCTGGTGCTCCTCAAGGTGGCGTTCTTTCGCCAATACTGAGTAATATCTACTTAAATCAACTAGATAAGGAATTAGAGGGACGTGGACACAAATTCGTGCGCTTTGCGGATGACTTCTGCATCTATGTTAAAAGCAAACGAGCCGGACAACGTGTAATGGAAAGTATCACCAACTTCCTTGAAAAGGATTTAAAACTGACAGTTAACAGCACTAAGAGTCAAATAGGAAGTCCAACAAAATTGAAATTTCTAGGTTTCTGTATACACACTACCTCTAAAGGTGTTAGTTGCAGACCGCACCAAGTAGCTAAGAAGAGGTTTAAAACTAAACTAAAGAATCTAACAAAACGGAATCGCCCAGGTAAATTTGAGGAAATAGCCAAGGAAATTAACCAAGCGACAGTTGGTTGGATAAATTACTATGGAATCAGCTTGATGAAAAGGTTTATCGAAGACGTTACAAAATGGTTGAATCATCGATTAAGACAGATTATATGGAAAAGATGGAAGAGGGTTAAAACACGGTATCAGCAACTAAGGAGATTAGGAATCAAACATGATGAGGCTTGTAAAGTAGCCAATACCCGAAAGGGTTATTGGAGGATTTCAGGCTGCGGAACGCTTCATAATGCAATTAAAATAAAGACGCTCATTAAATGGGGTCTAAAAGACCTTAACCACTTATATGAACGTCGATACTCAAGTTATTGA
- a CDS encoding ABC transporter ATP-binding protein, producing the protein MTALLELKNLKTYFMRKKINIPAVDGVDLKIHKGETVALVGESGSGKSITSLSIMRLIPSPPGKIVDGEILFDGKDLVKLSENEMCKIRGNDISMIFQEPMTSLNPVLTIGEQIIEVLMYHQKMSKSIARNRAIEMLELVGFSRAKALIDEYPHRLSGGMRQRVMIAIAMSCNPKLLIADEPTTALDVTIQAQILDLMKDLSQKSDTSILVITHDLGVVSEIADRVVVMYCGQVVEEASVDDLFDEPLHPYTIGLMGSIPSLDGDLDRLYSIEGTVPPPEHFPKGCRFAPRCPHAFDRCHNEAPEFKPVKGSRSVRCFLHEEKEATV; encoded by the coding sequence ATGACAGCATTATTGGAATTAAAAAACTTAAAAACATACTTTATGAGAAAGAAAATAAATATTCCTGCCGTTGATGGTGTTGATTTAAAAATACATAAAGGTGAGACAGTTGCACTTGTAGGGGAATCGGGATCAGGAAAGAGTATTACATCCCTTTCAATTATGAGACTTATCCCAAGTCCGCCGGGAAAAATTGTGGACGGAGAAATCCTTTTTGACGGGAAGGATTTAGTTAAGCTTTCAGAAAATGAAATGTGTAAAATCCGTGGGAATGATATCTCTATGATTTTCCAGGAGCCCATGACATCGTTGAATCCAGTCCTAACCATTGGAGAACAAATTATTGAGGTGCTCATGTACCATCAAAAAATGTCAAAAAGCATCGCAAGAAATCGTGCCATAGAAATGCTTGAACTCGTAGGATTCTCTCGTGCGAAAGCACTTATTGATGAATATCCACACCGTCTTTCAGGTGGCATGAGGCAGCGTGTTATGATAGCTATCGCCATGAGCTGTAATCCTAAGCTTCTGATTGCAGATGAGCCGACAACTGCTCTTGATGTTACAATTCAAGCCCAGATACTAGACTTAATGAAAGATTTAAGCCAAAAATCTGATACTTCAATCCTAGTAATAACCCATGATTTAGGTGTTGTTTCAGAAATTGCGGATCGAGTAGTTGTTATGTATTGTGGTCAAGTGGTAGAAGAAGCTAGTGTAGATGATTTATTTGATGAACCGTTACACCCTTATACAATTGGGTTAATGGGATCAATTCCATCGCTGGATGGAGACTTGGATCGTCTTTACTCTATCGAAGGTACAGTTCCTCCTCCAGAACACTTTCCGAAAGGGTGCCGTTTTGCACCTCGCTGTCCACATGCATTTGATCGCTGCCATAACGAAGCACCTGAGTTTAAGCCAGTTAAAGGCTCAAGGTCAGTACGCTGCTTTTTACACGAAGAGAAGGAGGCGACAGTATGA
- a CDS encoding YjbA family protein — MLYLHDVWVNWFEGEENGYNVCHFHEWRKDDGVELLDQVPLIKIDPVLFNYIENDLSELPQQLLDDIYQKAYLRKNHERVQLDYCFVVSDGKGILAVDTIGYNIPIRKSRLIPRQEQLAYEMLSNHDATPYSFNDQRALKNFHILSPSPELMAGLTRKERQLKQLMFMALDQLYSSKNVAEVRYWYTEWSPESYKDIQQMAFEEAWLQLFEQSKYGWTNKHEQFCENLIKGQPFFEKLWEMEHGPKVN; from the coding sequence ATGTTATATCTTCATGATGTTTGGGTGAACTGGTTTGAAGGAGAAGAAAATGGATATAATGTTTGCCACTTTCATGAATGGCGTAAAGATGATGGTGTAGAACTATTAGACCAAGTACCTTTAATCAAAATTGATCCAGTTCTGTTTAATTACATTGAAAATGATTTATCGGAATTGCCTCAACAACTGTTAGACGATATATATCAAAAGGCCTATTTAAGAAAAAATCATGAGCGAGTCCAATTAGACTATTGTTTTGTTGTATCTGATGGAAAAGGTATATTAGCAGTCGATACTATTGGCTATAATATTCCGATTCGAAAAAGCAGGCTTATACCAAGACAAGAACAATTAGCGTATGAAATGCTTTCTAATCATGATGCTACACCATATTCTTTTAATGATCAAAGAGCATTAAAGAATTTTCATATTCTTTCTCCCTCGCCTGAATTGATGGCAGGGTTGACTAGAAAAGAAAGACAATTAAAGCAACTAATGTTTATGGCGTTAGATCAGCTATATTCTTCCAAAAATGTAGCTGAAGTCCGTTATTGGTATACAGAATGGAGTCCAGAAAGTTATAAGGATATTCAGCAAATGGCTTTTGAGGAAGCTTGGCTTCAGCTTTTTGAACAGAGTAAATATGGATGGACGAACAAGCATGAGCAATTTTGTGAAAACTTAATTAAAGGGCAGCCGTTTTTTGAGAAATTATGGGAAATGGAGCACGGTCCTAAAGTAAATTAG
- a CDS encoding DUF2268 domain-containing protein, producing the protein MGVIRTDLWLEDDFYNYEKICSRLSKSFSDDSPNKIYKYLSQFGMYKPNRQSYENFTELKKRNYWEKTEEIFRKYKKEWRGPNIPIYIFPMASINSLFSKVKTTKSGVAFKDKLFLFLTPFEDDLELEALFIHEYHHTCRLQHQNKKIEDATLIDSMILEGLAEHTVKKYCGKNYIAQWCEYYSEKEFLYFWERFLKQQISTKRFSNLHDDILYGRGKYPKMIGYAAGFAIVSMYKEEMDFSLQESFRLDSQSFIPSHLNEKITE; encoded by the coding sequence GTGGGGGTAATACGAACGGACCTGTGGCTAGAAGATGATTTCTATAACTATGAGAAAATATGTTCAAGGCTTTCAAAATCATTTTCTGATGACAGCCCTAATAAAATTTATAAATATCTAAGTCAATTTGGCATGTACAAACCGAATAGGCAAAGCTATGAAAATTTTACTGAGCTAAAAAAGCGGAATTACTGGGAAAAAACCGAGGAGATCTTCAGAAAATACAAGAAAGAATGGCGCGGCCCAAATATTCCTATATATATTTTTCCAATGGCTTCTATAAACTCGTTATTTTCCAAAGTGAAAACAACTAAATCTGGGGTAGCCTTTAAAGATAAATTATTCCTTTTTCTCACACCATTTGAGGATGATTTGGAACTAGAAGCCCTTTTCATTCACGAGTATCATCATACATGCAGACTTCAACATCAAAATAAAAAGATAGAGGATGCGACTTTAATTGATTCGATGATTTTAGAAGGCCTTGCAGAACACACAGTTAAAAAATACTGCGGGAAAAACTACATTGCGCAATGGTGTGAATATTATTCTGAGAAAGAGTTTCTATATTTTTGGGAGAGGTTTTTAAAACAACAGATTAGCACGAAGAGGTTTTCTAATTTGCATGATGATATTCTTTACGGCAGGGGGAAATACCCGAAAATGATTGGCTATGCCGCCGGTTTTGCAATCGTTTCCATGTACAAAGAGGAGATGGATTTTTCTTTGCAGGAATCATTTAGATTAGATTCACAATCCTTTATACCTAGTCATTTAAATGAAAAAATAACGGAATAA
- a CDS encoding ABC transporter permease — protein sequence MVSYIFRRTLMAIPLLFGITILSFAIIKAAPGGPVAMLMDPKMKPSDKAKFEEKYGLNDPIHIQYFKWLGNMAKGDFGESLIKRGTPVSELILNRLPNTLLLMVVSFAIAVIIAIPIGIYSAMRPYSPLDYTFTVGSFLGVATPNFWLGLILIMFFSVKLGWFPTGGVATLNAPFSIWDRIHHLILPGFVLATADLAALTRYTRSSMLDVLKQDYIRTAMSKGFKEKKVVVKHGVRNGMIPIITLFGLMLPSFVGGAAITEKVFAWPGLGQLFIDSAFLRDYPVIMALTVISAVFVVIGNLLADILYAIFDPRIEY from the coding sequence ATGGTTTCATACATTTTTAGACGAACATTAATGGCTATTCCCTTACTATTCGGAATTACCATATTATCATTTGCCATCATAAAAGCGGCACCAGGCGGGCCTGTAGCAATGCTAATGGATCCAAAAATGAAGCCGTCAGATAAAGCAAAATTCGAAGAAAAATATGGATTAAACGACCCTATTCATATTCAATATTTTAAATGGCTTGGAAATATGGCAAAAGGGGATTTCGGTGAATCTTTAATTAAACGGGGAACTCCAGTGAGTGAGCTTATTCTTAATAGGCTTCCAAATACCCTATTATTAATGGTTGTTTCATTTGCCATTGCCGTCATCATTGCTATTCCAATTGGCATTTACTCGGCAATGCGACCCTATTCGCCATTGGATTATACGTTTACAGTCGGCTCCTTTCTAGGGGTTGCAACACCCAACTTCTGGTTAGGACTTATTTTAATCATGTTTTTCTCAGTTAAATTAGGCTGGTTTCCAACTGGCGGAGTAGCAACATTAAATGCGCCATTTAGTATTTGGGACCGAATACATCATTTAATATTACCAGGCTTTGTTTTAGCGACAGCGGATTTAGCGGCTCTTACACGTTACACAAGATCTTCTATGCTGGATGTCCTAAAGCAGGATTATATTCGTACGGCTATGTCAAAAGGGTTCAAAGAAAAGAAAGTGGTTGTTAAGCATGGGGTTAGAAACGGCATGATTCCAATCATCACTCTTTTTGGTTTAATGCTGCCTTCCTTTGTTGGCGGAGCAGCTATTACAGAGAAGGTTTTTGCTTGGCCTGGTCTTGGGCAATTATTTATTGACTCTGCTTTTCTTCGCGACTACCCAGTCATTATGGCGCTAACCGTTATTTCTGCAGTGTTTGTTGTGATTGGAAATTTACTAGCGGATATTTTATACGCAATTTTCGATCCGCGTATTGAGTATTAA
- a CDS encoding dipeptide ABC transporter ATP-binding protein: MNATTSLGKKELEYGKDSTYLLDVRDLRKHFPIKAGFLQRTVGTIKAVDGLSFNVKKGETIGIVGESGCGKSTAGRTLIRLYEPTSGDIIFKGQNISKMNEADLRRTIRKDIQMVFQDPYASLNPRKTLKSILSEPMVTHNLYGGKERKEKIQDLLDKVGLNPLFINRYPHEFSGGQRQRIGIARALAVNPDLVIADEPVSALDVSIQAQIINLMEDLQDDLGLTYVFISHDLSVVRHISDRVGVMYLGKIMEFAGKKDLYEDPLHPYTQALMSAVPVPKKKGVQARERIILKGDLPSPANPPQGCVFHTRCPAAMEICSQMIPEYKEVKQGHYVACHLY; this comes from the coding sequence ATGAATGCAACGACTTCTTTAGGAAAAAAGGAGCTAGAATACGGGAAAGATTCAACATACCTATTAGATGTAAGGGACTTAAGGAAGCACTTTCCTATTAAAGCTGGCTTTTTACAAAGGACAGTAGGCACTATCAAAGCTGTAGACGGTTTGAGCTTTAATGTTAAAAAAGGAGAAACAATTGGAATTGTTGGTGAATCGGGCTGTGGAAAATCAACTGCAGGCCGGACCCTAATTCGTCTGTATGAACCAACAAGCGGAGATATCATCTTTAAAGGTCAGAATATTTCGAAAATGAATGAAGCAGATCTTCGCCGAACTATTAGAAAAGATATACAAATGGTTTTCCAAGATCCGTATGCCTCACTAAATCCTAGGAAGACATTAAAATCAATTCTTAGTGAGCCAATGGTTACCCATAATTTATATGGCGGGAAGGAAAGAAAGGAGAAAATTCAAGATCTTCTTGATAAGGTAGGGCTTAATCCTCTGTTTATTAATCGATACCCACATGAGTTTTCTGGTGGACAAAGACAAAGGATTGGTATTGCCAGGGCTCTTGCGGTAAATCCTGATTTAGTCATTGCGGATGAACCAGTGTCTGCACTCGATGTGTCCATCCAAGCACAAATTATTAACTTGATGGAGGACTTGCAGGATGACTTAGGGCTAACCTATGTGTTTATCTCCCATGATCTAAGTGTCGTTCGTCACATTAGCGATAGGGTAGGAGTTATGTATTTAGGAAAAATCATGGAATTTGCGGGTAAAAAGGATTTGTATGAAGATCCGCTTCATCCCTATACTCAGGCGCTTATGTCAGCTGTTCCAGTTCCAAAGAAAAAAGGTGTACAGGCAAGGGAAAGAATTATTCTAAAAGGAGACTTGCCTAGCCCAGCAAATCCGCCTCAAGGCTGTGTTTTCCATACCCGTTGCCCTGCCGCAATGGAAATATGCAGTCAAATGATACCTGAATATAAAGAGGTAAAGCAGGGCCATTATGTAGCCTGCCATTTATATTAA
- a CDS encoding peptide-binding protein, protein MKKPAWLLVSLMLVLSMFLAACSGGQQTTQPKEETPAKEETPAKEEPKNEGPVTGGDLVVGSTGAPTMFNPLYSNDASSGDIEDMIFSSLTGSDIELNTITEGNLAESLEASEDGKEFTVKIVENAKFHDGEPLDADDVVFTYSIPLSPDYDGVRKSYFENIEKIEKIDQYTVKFTLKQVDAQFPVVSLGFGILPEHILKDVPIADLGEHEFNTKNPIGSGPFKFDEWKDGEYVRVVANDDYFDGRPYLDSVTYKLVPDANAILAQLQAGDIDYYAGIAQPDVPTVESFADATGLRLESGLALSYTYLALNQRDAKFQDKKVRQAITHAIDRKAIVENVMAGLGEVAHVPESPLSWAYNPDVPKFEYDVEKAKAMLAEAGWTAGADGILEKDGKKFSIEVKTNQGNKVREDIVVILQQQLKEVGIEIKPQIVEFSSLIADIDPGVWNFEAIVLGWSLGIDPDPSGIFHTKEIEQGLNFTGYSNPELDVLMDEQLQELDKDKRKEMIGKIQAGLAEDQAYTFLYYPKEFRALPKNLEGYEFHPKAQMYNIHKWWLKQE, encoded by the coding sequence ATGAAAAAGCCAGCGTGGTTACTAGTAAGCCTAATGCTAGTATTGTCTATGTTCTTAGCTGCATGTTCCGGCGGACAGCAGACAACCCAGCCAAAAGAAGAAACACCGGCAAAAGAAGAAACACCGGCAAAAGAAGAACCGAAAAATGAAGGACCTGTTACAGGTGGAGACCTAGTGGTTGGATCAACAGGTGCACCGACAATGTTTAACCCTTTATATTCAAATGATGCATCAAGCGGTGATATTGAAGATATGATTTTTAGCAGTTTAACAGGTTCTGATATTGAACTTAATACAATAACAGAAGGCAATCTTGCTGAGTCACTAGAGGCTTCAGAAGATGGTAAAGAATTTACTGTAAAGATTGTTGAAAATGCAAAATTCCATGATGGCGAGCCATTAGATGCAGATGATGTTGTATTTACATACAGCATTCCATTAAGCCCAGATTATGATGGCGTCCGTAAGTCATATTTTGAAAATATCGAAAAGATCGAAAAAATTGACCAATATACTGTTAAATTTACTTTAAAGCAAGTGGATGCTCAATTCCCAGTAGTTAGTCTTGGATTCGGAATTCTTCCTGAGCATATCTTAAAAGATGTTCCGATTGCGGATCTTGGAGAGCATGAATTTAACACGAAAAACCCGATTGGTTCAGGTCCATTCAAGTTTGATGAGTGGAAAGATGGTGAGTACGTAAGGGTTGTTGCTAATGATGATTATTTTGACGGCCGTCCGTACTTAGATTCTGTCACTTATAAGCTTGTTCCAGATGCAAACGCTATTCTTGCTCAACTGCAAGCTGGAGACATTGATTACTATGCAGGTATCGCACAGCCAGACGTTCCAACAGTTGAAAGCTTTGCTGATGCTACTGGACTTCGTCTAGAATCAGGTTTAGCCCTTTCCTACACATATCTAGCTTTAAACCAGCGTGACGCAAAGTTTCAGGATAAGAAAGTTCGTCAAGCGATCACTCATGCAATTGATCGTAAAGCAATCGTTGAGAACGTAATGGCTGGACTTGGTGAAGTTGCACACGTTCCAGAAAGTCCATTAAGCTGGGCATATAACCCAGATGTACCAAAGTTTGAATACGATGTTGAAAAAGCTAAGGCAATGTTAGCAGAAGCTGGCTGGACGGCTGGTGCTGATGGCATTCTAGAAAAAGATGGGAAGAAATTCTCTATAGAAGTTAAGACGAACCAAGGAAACAAAGTTCGTGAAGATATCGTTGTTATTCTTCAACAACAACTAAAAGAAGTTGGTATTGAAATTAAACCTCAAATCGTTGAATTCAGTTCATTAATTGCTGATATCGACCCAGGTGTATGGAATTTTGAAGCAATCGTTTTAGGCTGGAGCTTAGGTATTGATCCAGATCCTAGCGGTATTTTCCATACGAAAGAAATTGAACAAGGCCTTAACTTTACTGGCTACTCAAATCCTGAGCTAGATGTATTAATGGATGAGCAGCTACAAGAGCTTGACAAAGATAAGCGTAAAGAAATGATTGGAAAAATTCAAGCTGGTCTAGCTGAAGATCAAGCATATACGTTCCTATACTATCCGAAAGAGTTCCGTGCACTTCCTAAGAATCTAGAAGGCTATGAATTCCATCCGAAGGCTCAAATGTACAACATCCACAAATGGTGGTTAAAACAAGAATAG
- the opp4C gene encoding oligopeptide ABC transporter permease produces MNAEITQDDLKLNPHLKSKPDTLTRIFFRKFTKNRLAVIGAIVLFLIIMSSILAPVIAPYKFEDMNLLHKLKAPGAEYWLGTDRYGRDIFTRLLYGGRISLLVGFGSVAGALIIGVSVGAIAGYFGGIIDAMLMRLVDIVISIPSLFLLITVVSIFKPSTFNLILVIALISWTSTARLVRGEFLTLRTREFVLASKTIGTKSYKIIFSHILPNAMGPIIVSASLLIGNVILTEAALSYLGLGIQPPTPSWGNMLQDAQDFTVLKTAPWYSFFPGLLILITVLCFNFIGDGLRDALDPKTQD; encoded by the coding sequence ATAAATGCGGAAATTACACAAGATGATTTAAAATTAAACCCCCATTTAAAAAGCAAGCCTGATACGTTAACTAGAATATTTTTTCGAAAATTTACGAAAAATAGATTGGCTGTTATAGGAGCCATCGTATTGTTTCTAATAATCATGTCATCTATATTAGCTCCAGTGATTGCCCCATATAAATTTGAGGATATGAATTTATTGCATAAGCTAAAAGCGCCTGGGGCTGAATATTGGCTTGGGACTGATCGATATGGACGAGATATCTTCACAAGGCTTTTATATGGAGGAAGAATTTCTTTACTTGTTGGCTTTGGTTCTGTTGCCGGGGCTCTTATAATCGGAGTTAGTGTGGGGGCCATTGCTGGTTATTTTGGCGGAATTATTGATGCGATGTTAATGAGATTGGTTGATATCGTCATTTCAATTCCAAGTCTATTTTTATTAATCACAGTAGTTTCTATTTTTAAACCAAGTACTTTTAACTTAATCCTTGTTATTGCTCTTATCAGCTGGACAAGTACAGCGAGGCTTGTAAGAGGGGAGTTCCTTACATTAAGAACGAGAGAGTTTGTGCTTGCATCGAAAACGATAGGGACTAAATCTTATAAAATTATTTTTAGTCATATATTGCCAAATGCAATGGGGCCAATCATCGTTTCAGCTTCCTTGTTAATTGGGAATGTCATTTTGACTGAGGCTGCCTTAAGTTATTTGGGATTAGGTATCCAGCCTCCTACCCCAAGCTGGGGAAATATGCTTCAAGATGCACAGGATTTCACAGTTTTGAAAACGGCGCCTTGGTATTCTTTTTTCCCGGGCTTACTCATTTTGATTACTGTTTTATGCTTTAACTTTATCGGAGATGGACTCCGAGATGCATTAGATCCAAAAACTCAAGATTAA